The stretch of DNA CGCCGATTCATGCCCGAACATACCGAGATTGATGCTTAAAGAaaccatcatctcgagggggcgtattagggatacaatatcccacattgaaagttgagtaggatcttaagttgtatatataagatatgggcctctccactcattgccaattggttttgagttggaagcccactatctaacatggtatcagagcccggtCCGCACATACTCAACCCAATCCATAATTGGCCCGACCCAATAGTTGGTCCGCCGATTCATGCCCGAACATACCGAGATTGATGCTTAAAGAaaccatcatctcgagggggcgtattagggatacaatatcccacattgaaagttgagtaggatcttaagttgtatatataagatatgggcctctccactcattgccaattggttttgagttggaagcccacgaTCTAACAGGCAATAACTAACTTATCAATGAAGAAGGgaggtaaaaaaaattctcaaactttTCCTGCAGCAGCCGATGCACCGACGAAATTAGGGATTCGGTGATGAACAGGTCTAGGTCTCACAGCGTAGTTCCTAGCTTCCATTAAATCCCACATCTTCTTTCGGATTATCCATTTCCACGCTTTCGGGTCGTCACCACTACTATCTGGATCCGAATCCAGTTCCTTTTTCGCCGTCTCCGCCATATTATCCATCGCCGCCGCGTCGAGACTCAACCTCTCAGACTCATAAGCCACTGCATCGAAACCGTCGCCGCTATTCTCCGATCCGATTCTGGAGAAGTTCCTCCGCCGTGACCCGATTTGCACCGGGAAATTGACCAATGGATTGGATCGAAAGCAAGGGTGAATTGCAAATCCAGGTGATGATGATCTTATCATTGTTAGATCCACGAACACGAAAACACACTCAATTCaggttttttgaaaaatctcaGCTTTGTTTAGTGTTTTAGAAGATAAGAAATCAACGGCTTAGATCATTCGTTTCAGTTCCCGCTGAAaacactcttcttctcttggaaGGTTTagtttcaatttcaaaattattattggacttaattaAATGGGCCTATTGTATCGGCCCAAGAAGCGGTTCTTCTTCTATACGCTTCCGCGAGTAAGTACACCTACTCTCCATCTTTCGCATCGGACGGCTTAAACACAAGCGAGTAAAACTCACGTAACACAAGCCGAGCGCGTGATTCAAGAGAGCGGGGGGTTgccaaattcaaattttaaactcaaaacaaacatTTCAGGGACGATTCCGATTCCCAAATTACAGTACTTCTTCGATTCCCAATACTCTCAGATTCCCAAAACTCAGATTCACCGATTCTGTTATAAATCTAACACTCTGCGGTGTTGAAAGTGATTCATggtgagagagaaacaaatctTCGAATTGTTTTGATCTTGAGAAATGGATTTCAATGCAATGAAAAGGAAGCGTTTGCAAgctttatgcaaaaaaaatggaatcCCTGCGAACCTTAAGAATACCGAGATGGCGAGAAGACTCGCATCTCTTTTCGAGGTAAACCACATCGATCCTAATTtcttgtaaatgttttttttttttatctttaggAACCGTcggttgattttgtttgtatgtgtgtgtgtgtgtttactgTAGAAGGAAACTTGTACGGAACCGATAGTTTTGTCAGATGATTCTGATGAAGCTGATGTAGTTGTTAAGAAAGTAAGATTCAGTCCTGAGAATGAAGTTTTTGAATTCACTCGTTCTCTGAAGGGGAAGGATGTTCGAACGCGTAGCGAAGGGATTGATAATGTTGGAGAAAGTGGAATTGAGCTAAGGCGTTCAACGCGGATTGTGGCTAAGGGGAAAGCAGTTGTTGGAGATAAAGAAAATGAGGCTCCCAAGGTCCCAAGGCCGTCGAAACGAATTGGATCTGGTGGTGGTATTCAGGAAGAGTGTAAAGGAACCGAGTTGATGGCTTTGGCACAGTTTGAGTACGAGGCTGATATCTCTGGAAGTGATCAAGATGGTTTCAAGTTAGAAAAGGTTGGGAGACGGTGTACACGGCTAGCATCAAAGGCAGGAACCTTGTTACCTGCTAAGCGGTCAAAATTGCTTGTAGATATCGATGATAAAGAAGATGAGCTTGTCAAGAATAATGTGAAGGAGTTGGTATCTATGGTGCAGGCTAATACCCTTGAGGATCAGAGAAGGTCAACAAGGCTCAAACCTAGTTCTACGGTGGTTACTAGTCAAGAAGGAGAgattgtcaaaaatcaaacaaaggaGCTTTCAATAGATTGTGAGGTTCAGGCAACTGAAGATTACTGTAGGATGAAAGTCCAGGATGCTTCTAAAGTTGAAAAGGTTCCTCGGCGTTCAAAACGAGGTTGCAACAACATTGGTGTACTGATGGATAAGCAGCCCGTTAAGGCTGTGAAGCTTGATCACCTCGGAGTAAAAAAGGCTCCAAATCAGTTTAAGCAACGTGAAAAGCGTCTTAGTAAACTCCTAGTAGATGATGGCCAAGCGCAAAAGGGTgataaacaaccaaagaaaactttTGGAAATGGTAGTGAGGATAAAAATCTTCTGCGAAGTTTGACGCACACTACATTAGCTAATACGCTAGGTCAAGCATTGAGTACGTCACCGAAGCCTTGCTCAGTTATTGCCAGTGAAAAAGATGGAGCCTCTGTTGATAATGCGAAGAAGTCAAATGTGAATGATGATTCATTTGAGAACTCTGCGAGGGATGATTCATTTGAGAATCCAATAGTGGTTGAAGGGAATCTAGTTGAAAAGAAGACAGGGGAAACTCTTGAAAAGAAGAAGGATAGATCAGCTCAGGACAATCAGACGCCAAGAAAACTTTTGGATCAGTACGCTCATCTCGAGCAAGAAGAAGCAGGCGGCACTAATGTGGGATCTAGAGGCCTTTCCAAGAGGTCAGAGgtaataaatcaaaaatgtgTTAAGGAGAAGTCACAAGGAATGATCGAGAACTCAACTTTTCCATCTGACACCAATGCTGCAGAATCTGTTATGATTACTGAGAATGTGTTGGATTCTACACCGGATAAAGCAGTTGAAAGTTCTCAAAGAATAAACACTCAAGAGTTGAATTCTGAACTTTTGGAAGATAAACGTGAAGAGAAACTTGAGCGAGACACAATTTTGATTGCTGCGGTTAAGGAGAACGAAAAGGAAGGATCATCATGCTCTGTACTCCTTAGCGATCGTTTATCACCTGCTTCAGTGCATTATTCATTAAGCAATTCTAAAGCTGAGCTAGTCGTCCCTACTGGCCATATATTTGTTAAGGAGACTGCTTCAACAGCTGTTGAGGATAATACCAAAACCAAGGATGAAATCCTTATTTGCACTCCTATGTCTGAGCTTAAGGAGCAGACCTCTCTAGAAGGTACGTTTGCTTCATTTGATCTgaattattttcagttttgttcCTAACTATTTATTTActaagttttgtttctttctaatgCTTAATCACAGCAATCCTGGAAAATTCAGCTGAATGTTGGAAAGAGATTCACCCAAGCAAAGCTGATGAGAAAAGTTCCTCAGAGAAGGACGTACAAGCAGCAAATTTACATGGAAACGTTTTTGAATACTACACTGTAAACAACAGTTCACAACAAGAAACGGAGATTACTAAGGTCAGTTGTCTTAGTGCTGGTAATTGTGTGGAAGTTATTGGCTCTTCCAACACAATGAAGACAGTGAATCAAGAACTGGTAAAAGATACGCAACAAGGAATGACTGAGGAGCACTCACCTTCTACATCTGAAACCAAAGCTGCAGAACCTGTTATGATTTCTAAGAACGATTTGGATTCTGCACTGAAAGTTTCAGGTTATTCACTGGCAAGATGCACGCAAGAGTTGGATTCTGTACTTCTAGAAGGAGAACATGAGCAGAAAACATTTCTGATGGCGGTGACTAAGAAGGGTAGAGGGGAAGCATCATCACTGTCTAAGTCTCTTGTTGAGCGGTCAGAAGTAAAAACACGTCACGATAACAGCAGCACTGGTTGTTATCTATCTGGGGAAAAGACTATGTCTCTTGCTTCAACACAATTACCAATAAGCAATCCAAAAGCAGACCTAGGCGTGCCTACCAGCCTTATCATTGACAAGGATATTGTTTCGACAATTATCACcgaggaaaattttaaaaccaaggAAGACACCATTTACACTCCTAGATCTGAGCTTAAGGAGCATAGCTCTATCTCTAAGTTAGCCAAAATTGAAGGTATGTTCTTTTATTCATTTGCTTTGAACTATTCTTGTATTTTTCTCGAACTAATTATTTCTGATCTGTGTCTTTTTAAACATTGAATCACAGCAATCCTGGAATCAACTGAATGTTGCAAAGAGACTCACTTAAACAAAGATGATGAGCAA from Camelina sativa cultivar DH55 chromosome 9, Cs, whole genome shotgun sequence encodes:
- the LOC104713342 gene encoding uncharacterized protein LOC104713342, which produces MDFNAMKRKRLQALCKKNGIPANLKNTEMARRLASLFEKETCTEPIVLSDDSDEADVVVKKVRFSPENEVFEFTRSLKGKDVRTRSEGIDNVGESGIELRRSTRIVAKGKAVVGDKENEAPKVPRPSKRIGSGGGIQEECKGTELMALAQFEYEADISGSDQDGFKLEKVGRRCTRLASKAGTLLPAKRSKLLVDIDDKEDELVKNNVKELVSMVQANTLEDQRRSTRLKPSSTVVTSQEGEIVKNQTKELSIDCEVQATEDYCRMKVQDASKVEKVPRRSKRGCNNIGVLMDKQPVKAVKLDHLGVKKAPNQFKQREKRLSKLLVDDGQAQKGDKQPKKTFGNGSEDKNLLRSLTHTTLANTLGQALSTSPKPCSVIASEKDGASVDNAKKSNVNDDSFENSARDDSFENPIVVEGNLVEKKTGETLEKKKDRSAQDNQTPRKLLDQYAHLEQEEAGGTNVGSRGLSKRSEVINQKCVKEKSQGMIENSTFPSDTNAAESVMITENVLDSTPDKAVESSQRINTQELNSELLEDKREEKLERDTILIAAVKENEKEGSSCSVLLSDRLSPASVHYSLSNSKAELVVPTGHIFVKETASTAVEDNTKTKDEILICTPMSELKEQTSLEAILENSAECWKEIHPSKADEKSSSEKDVQAANLHGNVFEYYTVNNSSQQETEITKVSCLSAGNCVEVIGSSNTMKTVNQELVKDTQQGMTEEHSPSTSETKAAEPVMISKNDLDSALKVSGYSLARCTQELDSVLLEGEHEQKTFLMAVTKKGRGEASSLSKSLVERSEVKTRHDNSSTGCYLSGEKTMSLASTQLPISNPKADLGVPTSLIIDKDIVSTIITEENFKTKEDTIYTPRSELKEHSSISKLAKIEAILESTECCKETHLNKDDEQRIEGTPCTSETKAAVSVMISENVLETTLESSVDISQGGNTQELHSEFMECEEKHEQDTVLMAAIKEKEESSSLFVETTPPTTSVLLAVSNPEAELGDRTAHIVVKDISSTVIAKEVINTKNEILISTPTCELKEHSFVAKLAEEKAILELSFECQNEIQSGKDGETGSLKKTIQAENLDGNFSGYNTKNSSFERGCKLNALELRRCSSTDFTCHSLEENNVSKGFEEDNTEVLSLALPRNNESSAFDELVIFTTPERKLMLMEQSREKGKALAAESMTEHNDEVGESHAVVFTTPKEVSTLGDAEIDEAGKEDESEKSTGLQNDQPSADSELSETGWQGINSADKSCLFTSAERQLVYGGSEQKEAVMIGEIVGAEFHDGYVVPNVPVKHPFPENSELDDAAEGEVNKSVKLRVDSGIFTSAEKHLETDEEIKGDNITAKSHVVSDLLTAAEGHFRLMGESEPDEAEKSREKGKALAAESVTEQNDEVGESHAVIFTTPKQVSTLRDAGIDEEHTSTNFPDEFDVINTTERHLMSQGENRVVELHGESGIATISERKFTVEDFKGDRSGMNEDNRTVELQRDSGTCSLDTHTHLGNYVSGGGNKPMEFYEDYVVFTDLERYELAGSVGHYKARESEGKEVVQLYEKSEVSTGPHSDQPLSNSELSGWQGINSADKSGFFTSVERQLLYGGSEQKEAVKTGEKAGAEYHDGYDVPENSGLNDAAKSEEK